The genomic window AGAGGGCAGAGTGGCAGCACCCACCGCCCCCCCAgcgcagcccctgccccagcactcACCGTGGGCAGCACCGACGGCTTCAGCATGGCCAAGGGCACTGCGGCCCCGTCCtcagccagcaccagctccaccaCGTGGAACTCGTCCTGCGCCAGCTCCCCCATGCAGACCTGCGAGGAACAGCAACatcccccccagcacccaggagcCCCCCGCCCGGGCCCCCGGCGCACAGGGACAACCTACTGCGCACAGGGAGAGCCGCTGCCCGCATCGCCGTGCCTCCGGCGCTTGGAAGCTGTAGGAGTCCCGCTCGCGGCTCAGCTCACAGCCTGCGGGCACACAGCGCAGAGCGGCAACCCCAGGTTGGGGGCACAGGGAAAGGGGGAGCAGTTCCCAGcccccagggatgctgctgatGCTCACCCCAGATCACAGACAAGGGCCTCTTGAAGTTGCTGTCCATGCCAATGCTGTCTGTAAAGGACATGGTGCTGCTCATTGGGGAACCCCCAACCCCAGCACCTCACCCCCAGAAGCCAGAACTGGGTTAGAGAACTCACCCTCAGCCACTACAATGCAGTTACCAACCCAAAAACAGCCTCTAACGCAGCAGCCCCAACCCAGGCAGCTTATACAGGCAGAGGGCCCCACCCAATCACCCAATCAGTCAATGAGCACCCTTCCATCTTAATAGCACCCACCCTTGGAGTCAATCAGACCCCTCATGAGTGTGTGAGCCCCTTGGCACTTCACAGGTCACTGTGCCCTTCTGTGCGCCACCTTGCgctgcagcatctgccttgTGCCACCTTGCACTGACACTGCTGCCATGGAGCACCGCGCCCCGCCTTGTGCCCCCCGCACTGACACTGCTGCCATGGAGCACCGCGCCCCGCCTTGTGCCCCCCGCACTGACACTGCTGCCGCGGAGCACCGCGCCCCGCCTTGTGTCCCTCACACTGACACTGCTGCCATGGAGCACCGCGCCCCGCCTTGTGCCACGGCACGttcctgcccccccccgcaCGTTCCCCCGTGTCCCCGCGGGCGCACGCGCGGGGGGGCGGGGCCTCTTTCGTCAGCGCTGTcgatggcggcggcgggacTGGTGGGTCCGGGGGTGCTGGGGCCGGGTCGCGGTCGCGGTCGGGGTGTCCCGGCCCGGCCCGTCCCGGCCCTCAGCAGCTTCTCCCCCCGCAGGGACCCGGCGAGGCCGCCGCGGCCGCTCACGCCCTGTCGCTGCCGGCCGAGGCCTTCGGCAACGATGTGAGTGTGGGGCACGGAGCGGGGTGCCCAGCCTCGGGGGGGCCCTGTGCTTGGGGGACCCCTGTCCCGGGGGGCTCCAGGCCAAGGGGGTTCCCTGCTTTAGGGGGTGTCTCAGCTCCAGGAGAAGGTCCCAGTCCTGGGGGTCCGCAGCACCGAGGGGGTGTCAGAGCACACATGGGGTGCTTTGGGGTTTGCAGGCGCATAGCATCACCCGTGACCATCCAACACTGGGGGTCTCTCTGGCCACAGCCCCCCACCCCATCACCCGCAAACTGTCCCCATGCTTCCCTTGCTTCCCTGCACCCCCTAAGGGGAGGAAGGGACCCCCCCAGGGGCACAGCCCTGCTtgaccctgctcctgcctccacaGCCCCGCGTGGAGCTGGCCTGGGCTATGAAAGCCCATCAGCACGCCCAGATCTACTTCAACGTGAGTCCTGGGGGGTGGGGGCGCTcagaggggtgctggggggggtcaCGGTTAATCTTTTAGTGTCTTGGTGTAGCTCATCTCCTCCGTCGACCCCAAGTTCTTGCACCTGACCAAGGTTGATGAGCAGATCTACAGTGAGTTCAGGGAAACCTTCAGGGATCTGAAAGTTGACGTGTTGGACCCTGAGGAGCTGAAGTCGGAGCCTGCCAAGGAGGTGCTGAGGGGAATGGGGGGGACACCCGGGTTCTGCCCCTCCCCGTGCTCCGGGGGTGCTGGTGTGACGTGGACCACGTTTCTCCCCAGAAGTGGCGCCCGTTCTGCCTGCGCTTCCAGGGGCTGGTGGAGGACTTCAACTACGGCACGTTGCTGCGCCTGGACTGCCGCGGGGACTACACCGAGGAGAACAGCATCTTCGGTGAGCGGAAccccccggccccagccccgggcTATGGCAGAGCTGACCCCACCATCCCGAGCTCTTCAagctcttcctctctcctctctcagcCACCAGGATCCAGTTTTTCGCCATCGAGATCGCTCGGAACAGGGAGGGATGGAACAGCGCTGTCTacagcagggccagggagcCGGCAGCTCAGGAAGCGGTGTCGGGGTGAGGATGGGATGAGCTCCAAGAGGGGCAGAAAGCTCctggccaggccaggccaggccagggcTGCACCCACCGTCCTGCTCCCACTGTCACAGACTGTAAATAAACGTTTTTACAAAGAAGGAATTCCCTGTGCCCGGGTGTGGGATGGGCCGTGCCCTGGAACAGACTGAAAGCGCTGAGGAGTGCTGAATCCACTGGGATTTCAGGTAGATCGTACAgtcctggaatggtttgtgttgaagggagcttaaagttcatccagctccaacccctgccacgggcagggataccttccactagagcaggttgctccaagcccctgtgtccaacctggccttgaacactgccagggatggggcagccacagcttctctgggaaaagtctgtgccagcgcctcagcaccctcacagggaagagcttctgcctcagagctcatctccatctcccctctggcaggttaaagccattccccttgtcctgtccctacaggcccttgtccaaagcccctctccaggtttcctggagcccctttaggcactggagctgctctaaggtctccccttaaggagccttctcctctccaggctgccccagcccagctctctcagcctggctccagagcagagctgctccagcccttctccctcagcctgtgtctgtgcttgaGCTTGCCCTGCtagaggggcaggaccttgccctcGGCCTCTGCTCCACCTCCCCACGCAGCCCCCGTTTGAGTCAGGCCCAGACACGGCTCAGTAGAAACCATTGAAGTTTTATTTGCAGTCACAATGCTTACACTGTATGCAGCAAACACCCTTACAAGTCAACCAGCAATCTGCTCACGCGGAAAAGGACCCAACACACAGTCgccagaggaaagaaaatggaaaaaaaaaaggggaggaaaaaaaaaaaaaaggaaataaaataaaattaggagAAGGTGGTGCCTGGGAAGAGAAACGAGAGCCCCAAGGACCGAgtgtgggaagagctgagcaAGGGGATGCACACGACTAGCAGCAACAATAGTGGAAAAAGTACAAGGCAAACAGGTTCCCTCCCCCGTTGCTTTCCTCCAGAAGTGGGTCTGAGATCCAAAACATACATTATGGtggcttcaaaagaaaatggaatcGTTTTCAAGGGGGGTAAATACTTCATGCGAGGCAAAACCTTGTTATTAAGAACCCTCCTCCGTGTGCTGCGGGCCTCGGGGAGCGTGGAGCATCCCTCTGCGCTCCTGCTCGGCCGAGGGGGGAGAAAAGACACCCTAAAAGCCAAAAGAAAGGGGGACCGGAGGGAGAGCAGCAGCGGGTGCGGAGGGGGCCCTGCGGGGAGCGGGCTGACGGGGGGACAGAGCCTACTGCTGCTACACCGGGGGGGACAGGAGACACCCACGAGCAAGCACGAATGAGAGATCACGCGCCATGGCTTAGAGTTCCTAATAACAAGGGCAAGAGGGGGGGAGTTGTGATTTCAAGGGgcttaataagaaaaaatatacattttggAATTTtacaatgcctttttttttttttttcctttttttcttggtttttgtgttgttttttttgtggttttttcgTTTCTCTCTACACTGTCACTAAATAGATCTCTGCACTTTCACACAGCCACCCCTCGCCCAGTAAAGCTTCAGGCCACGCTTTCCTCACTCACACCCTCCCGCAGCACCGGTGCACCAGGACTGTAAAAATGCCAATCACACccttttttgcccttttttttttttgccttttttttctttttttttttcttttttttaaactgagtcAATATAAACCTTGTTCAAAATGTTATGAAAAAATGTACATGTTTTATACAAGGCAGACTGCAGCAGAGCGCTGGCGTTCCACGCAGACATTTGGGTAGGGAGACGTTGGATTCTTGCACTTGGCTTTATGCCCTTCCACCCCCTTCCCATGGAAACAGAAGCACCCTGCCCCGGTGAGCTCAGCAACCCCTC from Strigops habroptila isolate Jane chromosome 21, bStrHab1.2.pri, whole genome shotgun sequence includes these protein-coding regions:
- the PBDC1 gene encoding protein PBDC1, producing the protein MAAAGLGPGEAAAAAHALSLPAEAFGNDPRVELAWAMKAHQHAQIYFNLISSVDPKFLHLTKVDEQIYSEFRETFRDLKVDVLDPEELKSEPAKEKWRPFCLRFQGLVEDFNYGTLLRLDCRGDYTEENSIFATRIQFFAIEIARNREGWNSAVYSRAREPAAQEAVSG